A part of Aspergillus flavus chromosome 1, complete sequence genomic DNA contains:
- a CDS encoding fungal-specific transcription factor domain-containing protein, whose translation MVESGAHPTGNQSSPNPSTPVLRRARVACKACNARRVKCDAADGQPCWHCRTRQTPCELNESRRGKYARKRHGRVRDAYGSGRSQKTRDPSAGRLAQATPVVVASDINSGQADSIHRTTALGGNDREDGINIPPARIEDINAREGPQSGQEQPHPRLQQVGESVSLSYVVEVVYSPKDGSTEPLKVHYPIPASIADRPGANYAPRFEEPVSLPEALTMPPRDLADQLIQTFFERLHPAYPVFDRQKFTRLYRQGQASPLVLQTIFFLGFTVGSEELIHTAGFSDRATARKTHYLRAKALYDADYEHDRMNLVAVLLLFGFWWAGPEDQKDTCHWIGCATALAQSLGMHRASQSAMSQPMRSLRKRIWWTIYTRDRHTSAAFGRPCRIRDEDCDVEALNEDDFNFDNDYDQTLIPAQTDYHVAYALEMTRLATILGDILIGEFSPRRDALDKYDTEGLATRLADWESQLPDQLRKTTPDGSLGASFWASMLQFSYQNCLILLFRPKAIENLSPSEAECDVRGRMAADTITRLAEDLLGAGMIKLGLIHLVPALFSALSVHTIVICRKDPIRRQLAENKSRQCLLALSELAGSWPVKIWIAKAFLNLLRRLTVQGSASIINVSSSIANNRSNAGQSSWSNSSGLQRAHSPKQIVLDSYRNEPMTRAGHISGPQLRDLHPAGGFTQAADHFVYNSFWASYLDNTFDVDLLLQNGLGPTLTGPFDGLDAAEGATPLHY comes from the exons ATGGTTGAGTCAGGTGCACACCCGACGGGAAATCAGTCGTCACCAAATCCGTCAACGCCTGTTCTGCGCCGTGCCCGAGTCGCTTGTAAGGCTTGTAACGCCAGGAGAGTGAAATGTGACGCGGCGGATGGGCAGCCCTGTTGGCATTGTCGCACTCGGCAAACTCCGTGTGAATTGAATGAATCGAGACGAGGCAA GTACGCTCGGAAGCGGCACGGCCGAGTTCGGGATGCATATGGCTCCGGACGGTCGCAGAAAACCAGGGATCCATCAGCCGGTAGACTGGCCCAGGCTACTCCGGTAGTGGTGGCTTCTGATATCAACTCGGGCCAGGCCGATAGCATCCACAGAACAACCGCCTTAGGGGGGAATGATCGGGAGGATGGCATCAACATACCTCCCGCGAGAATAGAGGACATTAACGCTAGAGAGGGCCCCCAGAGCGGTCAAGAACAGCCCCATCCCCGCTTACAGCAGGTAGGAGAGTCTGTGAGTTTATCGTATGTCGTTGAGGTTGTCTATAGTCCCAAAGATGGTTCAACCGAACCCTTGAAGGTGCATTATCCGATCCCGGCTTCGATTGCAGATCGACCAGGTGCGAACTATGCACCGCGCTTTGAAGAGCCGGTCTCCTTGCCGGAAGCTTTGACGATGCCCCCCCGCGACCTAGCTGACCAGCTAATACAAACATTTTTCGAGAGGCTCCACCCGGCTTATCCAGTGTTTGATCGACAAAAGTTCACCCGGCTATACCGCCAGGGCCAAGCCTCTCCACTCGTTCTGCAGACGATTTTCTTCCTGGGATTTACGGTTGGTAGCGAAGAACTAATTCACACAGCGGGTTTTAGTGACCGAGCCACCGCAAGGAAAACACACTACCTCCGAGCAAAAGCATTATATGATGCTGACTACGAGCATGATCGGATGAATCTTGTGGCtgtccttctcctctttggGTTTTGGTGGGCTGGCCCTGAGGATCAAAAGGACACATGTCATTGGATTGGATGTGCGACAGCCCTGGCGCAGTCATTAGGAATGCACCG CGCTTCACAGTCTGCAATGAGTCAACCCATGAGGTCTTTGAGGAAACGAATTTGGTGGACAATATAT ACGCGTGACCGACATACCTCTGCGGCATTCGGCAGACCTTGCCGCATACGGGATGAGGACTGCGATGTTGAGGCCCTCAATGAGGATGACTTCAATTTTGACAATGACTACGACCAGACCTTGATACCCGCCCAGACAGATTATCATGTCGCTTACGCTTTGGAGATGACAAGATTAGCTACAATAC TTGGCGATATCCTGATCGGGGAGTTCAGCCCTCGTCGTGATGCATTAGACAAATATGATACAGAAGGGCTGGCAACAAGACTCGCCGATTGGGAATCCCAGTTGCCAGATCAACTTCGAAAGACGACGCCAGATGGATCACTGGGTGCATCGTTCTGGGCATCCATGCTACAGTTTAGCTACCA AAACTGCCTCATTCTTCTATTCCGACCAAAGGCCATTGAGAATCTTTCCCCTTCCGAAGCCGAATGCGATGTTCGAGGACGCATGGCGGCTGACACTATCACCCGTCTCGCagaggatcttcttggtgCCGGGATGATTAAATTAGGGCTAATCCACCT AGTGCCGGCTCTGTTCTCTGCACTCTCGGTCCACACAATCGTCATCTGCCGGAAAGACCCTATACGTCGACAATTGGCCGAGAACAAGTCACGACAATGCCTCCTAGCATTGAGTGAGTTGGCCGGTAGCTGGCCTGTGAAGATCTGGATTGCTAAAGCATTTTTGAACTTGTTGCGAAGGCTGACGGTGCAAGGCTCTGCCTCAATTATCAACGTGTCTTCCAGTATTGCAAACAATCGCAGCAACGCAGGGCAGTCAAGCTGGTCGAATTCATCGGGGTTACAACGTGCACATAGTCCTAAACAAATCGTACTGGATTCCTACCGGAATGAGCCGATGACCCGGGCCGGTCATATTAGCGGACCACAGCTTCGAGACCTTCATCCAGCTGGGGGTTTCACACAAGCTGCTGATCATTTTGTATATAATTCATTCTGGGCGAGCTACCTTGATAATACGTTCGACGTTGACCTACTTCTACAAAACGGGCTGGGGCCTACACTCACTGGGCCCTTCGATGGGTTGGATGCGGCTGAGGGTGCAACTCCTCTACATTATTAG
- a CDS encoding putative bicyclomycin resistance protein, whose product MDSITELANEAKVSGANLDANAQHKLTLERQGHGCSSLSPPPSSASATYHHSNSRSSWGSEGFSQDKCGEYPDAREEGTLPRADYGPYEVSFDGDQDPMCPRSMSSVRKWVIVLIVCTGTLCVTCTSSIYTTTYTQMDPEFQTSTLISTVGLSSFVLGIGTGPLVTGPLSEHYGRRPIYLVAWSMFLIWTIPSAVAKNVQTIIVSRYFNGFTGGTFLSVAGGTAGDVFSRNQIQAPMALVSSVPFIGPSLGPVLGGFINSHLDWRWTYWIMIIWSAVLLVCMIFFAPETYHPIILRAKAKALRQETGNDQYRAPIENNTKTWKQIIIVSLLRPFQLLFLEPMCLCLDIYSAILLGILYLFFGTFPMVFRTTYDMNLWQGGLTFVGIIVGMMIAAATTPLWSNIRERLLNNNKKEPGRSEPEYRLPPAIVGGILIPVGLFWFGWTTYSRIHWIVPIIGSAVFGGGLLLAYTGIFTFLVDAYPQCAASALAANGFARCTFAAAFPLFGTQMYDKLGYQWATSLLAFLTVAMMPFPWLFFKYGKALRAKSKFALPD is encoded by the exons ATGGATTCGATCACGGAGTTGGCCAATGAAGCAAAAGTTTCCGGCGCCAATCTTGACGCCAACGCCCAACACAAATTGACACTCGAGAGACAAGGACATGGATGCTCGAGTCTATCCCCGCCGCCGTCATCCGCAAGCGCCACATATCACCACTCTAATTCCAGGAGCAGTTGGGGAAGCGAGGGATTCTCGCAGGACAAATGTGGAGAGTATCCGGATGCTCGCGAGGAGGGAACACTTCCAAGAGCGGACTATGGCCCTTACGAGGTCTCATTCGATGGCGACCAAGACCCGATGTGCCCTCGAAGCATGTCGTCGGTGAGGAAATGGGTCATTGTCTTGATTGTCTGTACCGGAACCTTATGTGT GACTTGCACAAGCTCAATCTACACAACTACGTATACACAGATGGATCCCGAGTTTCAGACGTCCACGCTGATCTCGACCGTCGGGCTGTCGTCCTTTGTCTTAGGAATCGGGACAGGACCATTGGTGACTGGCCCCTTGAGCGAGCACTACGGACGCAGACCAATCTATCTGGTCGCATGGTCGATGTTCCTGATTTGGACAATCCCCTCGGCTGTGGCGAAGAATGTCCAAACAATTATTGTTTCTCGGTACTTCAATGGCTTCACTGGAGGCACATTTCTTTCCGTTGCAGGAGGAACTGCTGGAGATGTATTTTCACGCAATCAGATCCAAGCACCAATGGCGTTAGTCTCATCAGTGCCATTCATTGGACCTTCTTTGGGCCCGGTACTAGGTGGCTTTATTAATTCACATTTAGATTGGAGGTGGACCTACTGGATCATGATTATCTGGTCTGCTGTGTTGCTTGTCTGCATGATATTCTTCGCGCCAGAGACATACCACCCCATCATATTACGTGCTAAGGCTAAAGCGCTTCGTCAAGAAACCGGAAACGATCAGTATAGAGCACCGATAGAAAATAACACCAAGACATGGAagcaaataataatagtctcACTCCTGCGACCATTccaacttctctttctcgaacCCATGTGCCTCTGTCTGGATATTTACTCGGCCATTTTACTGGGCATTCTATACTTATTTTTCGGCACCTTTCCCATGGTATTTCGAACAACATATGACATGAACCTTTGGCAGGGCGGACTGACATTCGTGGGGATCATCGTCGGAATGATGATTGCTGCCGCTACTACTCCGCTCTGGTCCAACATTCGTGAGCGTCTGCTGAACAATAACAAGAAAGAACCTGGACGAAGTGAGCCGGAATATCGTCTCCCTCCGGCTATTGTGGGTGGCATTCTTATTCCTGTTGGGcttttttggtttggttggACTACCTACTCGCGGATTCATTGGATAGTACCCATCATAGGATCTGCTGTATTCGGGGGAGG GTTGTTGCTTGCATACACTGGCATTTTTACATTCCTT GTCGATGCTTACCCACAATGCGCGGCGTCTGCTTTAGCCGCTAATGGCTTCGCTAGGTGCACATTTGCAG CTGCGTTTCCCTTATTTGGTACCCAAATGTACGACAAGCTCGGGTATCAGTGGGCAACTAGTCTTCTGGCGTTTCTGACCGTTGCCATGATGCCATTCCCGTGGCTATTCTTTAAATACGGAAAGGCGCTGAGGGCAAAGAGCAAGTTTGCCCTACCGGACTAA
- a CDS encoding 1-aminocyclopropane-1-carboxylate synthase, translating to MSSICRKGHIDAAIYEHHLSRRAAENFKYRDVWGPREKSMANPWSPETPMGRSIILRLAENSLLHDEMGQFIKEQINVLPLSHLTYSTGPRGSRRLRRAAAAFLNEDFHSRQTITQDNIFVTPGLASAIDALTWAICNDRDGILVLQPYYNGFDFDTLNRSNGRVIGVKYEGIEGFSELDDLFRPDVNKRALEVALREAKKNGITIRALLISNPHNPLGRCYPPKTLLEFASFCGKNQLHFISDEIYAKSVFPNAALSSPTPFVSILALDIQKVIELNLTHVLYGASKDFCANGLRLGLVCTNNEGPIGALSSISMFSWSPHVLQDVWAAMLEDRQQTTISQRPSPGNVVLATTRCKYTSTCNRPHRLIASRNAGLFIWVDLRHLFIPKSSRDQTGYRELRVTSPDTSVYKQHEQSFADICAQNGLMIAPGSIYAAEEFGWFRLTFTVGKNALEEGLRRLDKSLKAAETDLRI from the exons ATGAGCTCAATTTGCCGAAAGGGACATATCGATGCAGCGATATATGAGCATCACTTGTCTAGGAGAGCCGCAGAGAACTTCAAATACCGAGATGTCTGGGGTCCACGAGAAAAGTCTATGGCAAATCCCTGGTCACCAGAAACCCCGATGGGACGTAG CATCATACTTCGCTTGGCGGAAAATAGTCTCTTGCATGACGAGATGGGACAGTTTATAAAGGAGCAG ATCAACGTCCTTCCTCTTAGTCACCTTACCTATAGCACAGGCCCTCGTGGATCGCGTCGTCTTCGACGTGCTGCGGCTGCTTTCTTGAACGAGGACTTTCATTCTCGACAAACAATTACGCAGGACAACATTTTTGTCACACCTGGCTTGGCCAGTGCCATTGACGCGTTAACATGGGCGATTTGCAACGACAGGGACGGCATTCTGGTTCTACAACCATATTATAACGGATTCGACTTCGATACCCTGAATCGGAGCAATGGTCGCGTGATCGGGGTCAAGTACGAAGGCATCGAGGGATTCTCCGAGTTAGACGACTTATTTCGTCCTGATGTGAACAAGCGGGCTCTCGAAGTCGCTCTTCGTGAAGCTAAAAAGAACGGCATAACTATCCGTGCTCTTCTTATCTCTAA CCCACACAACCCTCTAGGAAGATGCTAT CCCCCCAAGACACTTCTAGAATTCGCCTCTTTCTGCGGTAAGAACCAACTTCATTTCATCTCTGATGAGATCTACGCGAAATCAGTTTTCCCCAATGCTGCCCTGTCGAGCCCGACTCCGTTCGTGTCTATTCTGGCTCTTGACATTCAGAAGGTCATTGAGCTAAACCTTACCCATGTGCTGTATGGTGCAAGTAAAGACTTTTGCGCGAACGGATTGCGTCTAGGACTCGTGTGTACCAATAATGAGGGGCCAATTGGTGCCCTGTCAAGCATTAG TATGTTTTCTTGGTCGCCCCATGTCCTCCAGGATGTTTGGGCGGCCATGCTAGAGGACAGGCAACA AACTACCATATCGCAACGTCCTTCTCCTGGGAACGTGGTATTAGCTACTACGAGATGTAAGTATACTTCTACGTGTAATCGCCCGCATAGACTAATAGCGTCAAGGAATGCTGGGCTGTTCATCTGGGTCGATCTACGACACCTATTTATACCTAAATCGTCTCGAGATCAGACAGGCTACAGGGAACTGAGAGTTACATCTCCCGACACTAGCGTATATAAACAACATGAGCAGAGCTTTGCAGATATATGCGCTCAAAATGGTCTTATGATCGCCCCTGGTAGCATATATGCGGCAGAAGAATTCGGGTGGTTCCGACTTACATTTACGGTGGGAAAGAATGCGTTAGAAGAAGGCCTGAGGCGTCTTGACAAATCGTTGAAGGCAGCTGAGACGGATTTGCGAATTTAG
- a CDS encoding uncharacterized protein (of unknown function-domain containing protein) — protein MQQRRRALWLGIPALILLIITYFLYLSGQNGPALLHTNIQSMPQEPDSLEPEEVPKENTTYYPPGPRVERNATRTLVIAKLQEEDTVWVDSLPRDDPYLTSAVYVVDSNTSAPFTVPLNKGHEVMAYLTYIIDHYHSLSDISIFMHAHQITWHNNDFLDFDSAKMVRRLRSQYILDNGYMNLRCHLEPGCPDHIHPYIGKDSDDILNVPEAAVIGMAWGQLFPGSPVPSVLSQPCCGQFAVSADQIRKIPPERYLEFREWLLATELDDRLSGRVWEYIWHWLFTGQAEFCPVETTCYCEGYGICFDPNEYRLYFQIRGEARKLEGEVRELESEATEADITTSERITELNSKVDELHGKMDEIKARTKGIGQ, from the coding sequence ATGCAGCAGCGCAGGCGGGCCCTTTGGCTTGGCATTCCTGCTCTTATTCTACTCATAATCACGTACTTCTTGTATCTGTCCGGACAGAACGGCCCTGCACTTTTACACACCAACATCCAATCGATGCCGCAAGAGCCCGACAGTCTGGAGCCAGAAGAAGTCCCCAAAGAAAACACGACATACTATCCACCAGGGCCACGAGTCGAGAGAAATGCGACGCGCACACTTGTGATTGCCAAacttcaagaagaagataccGTATGGGTCGACAGCCTTCCCCGGGATGACCCTTACCTAACGAGCGCGGTCTACGTGGTGGACAGCAATACTAGTGCACCTTTTACAGTTCCTTTAAATAAGGGCCATGAGGTTATGGCCTATTTAACCTATATAATCGATCACTATCACAGCCTCAGCGATATTTCAATATTTATGCATGCTCACCAGATTACCTGGCATAATAACGACTTTCTCGATTTCGATTCAGCTAAAATGGTCCGCCGCTTAAGAAGTCAATATATACTGGACAATGGTTACATGAATCTTCGCTGTCATCTTGAACCGGGATGCCCTGACCATATTCATCCTTATATCGGAAAGGACTCTGATGATATCCTCAACGTCCCCGAAGCTGCCGTGATCGGTATGGCATGGGGTCAGCTATTCCCCGGTAGCCCGGTTCCGTCAGTTCTTTCACAACCCTGCTGTGGACAGTTCGCTGTCAGCGCAGATCAAATTCGAAAGATCCCTCCGGAGCGCTACCTTGAATTCCGAGAGTGGCTTCTTGCAACTGAACTCGATGATCGATTGTCTGGGAGGGTTTGGGAATATATTTGGCATTGGCTATTTACGGGGCAGGCAGAGTTCTGCCCGGTTGAGACGACCTGTTATTGCGAAGGGTATGGAATTTGTTTCGACCCTAACGAGTATCGGCTATACTTTCAGATTCGTGGCGAAGCGCGCAAGTTGGAAGGAGAGGTTCGGGAGTTGGAGTCGGAAGCGACTGAGGCAGACATCACCACTAGTGAAAGAATAACTGAGTTGAATAGCAAAGTTGATGAGCTGCATGGGAAAATGGACGAGATAAAAGCCAGAACGAAGGGTATTGGGCAGTGA